A window of Lacibacter sediminis contains these coding sequences:
- a CDS encoding energy transducer TonB: MEVNKILSADFLDILFDQRNKEYGAYELRKNYQKRLTTALLMTAGAALLIFLMVIVGRSVSDSNKNKVKVQDVTLAEIKQEQPEKIEPPPPPPPKQEPPKIEITKFTPPKIVEDEKFDEKQEVKEVEEITNVGKIDQEGIKDPEIVNPPKVEEETKVVEAPKEDPNQVFTKVEVEAQFPGGEGKWNQYVQREVEKNIDDLVDDGQAGTCEVQFIVDKEGNVSNVEALSMKGSKLAEVAVNAIKRGPKWIPAIQNGRQVKAWRRQKITFRLPDEQP; encoded by the coding sequence ATGGAAGTAAATAAAATATTAAGTGCCGATTTTCTTGATATCCTTTTTGATCAAAGGAACAAGGAATATGGTGCTTATGAACTCCGCAAAAACTACCAGAAGAGGTTAACCACCGCTTTGTTGATGACAGCTGGTGCCGCTTTGCTGATTTTCCTGATGGTGATCGTTGGTCGTAGCGTAAGTGACAGTAATAAAAATAAAGTCAAAGTACAAGACGTTACACTTGCGGAAATTAAGCAGGAACAACCTGAAAAAATTGAGCCGCCGCCGCCACCTCCTCCAAAACAGGAGCCACCAAAAATTGAGATCACCAAGTTTACGCCTCCTAAAATTGTAGAAGACGAAAAATTTGATGAGAAGCAAGAGGTGAAAGAAGTGGAAGAAATTACCAACGTAGGTAAAATTGACCAGGAAGGTATCAAGGATCCTGAAATTGTGAATCCTCCAAAAGTGGAAGAAGAAACAAAAGTAGTGGAAGCTCCAAAAGAAGATCCCAACCAGGTATTTACCAAAGTGGAAGTTGAAGCCCAGTTCCCGGGTGGTGAAGGAAAATGGAATCAGTATGTACAACGTGAAGTAGAAAAGAACATCGACGATCTCGTTGATGATGGTCAAGCCGGTACATGTGAAGTTCAGTTCATCGTGGATAAAGAAGGTAACGTAAGTAATGTGGAAGCATTATCAATGAAAGGTTCTAAATTAGCAGAAGTAGCGGTGAACGCTATCAAGCGTGGACCTAAATGGATACCAGCTATTCAAAACGGTCGCCAGGTAAAAGCATGGCGTC
- a CDS encoding ExbD/TolR family protein, with the protein MGADVSAPDSGGHKKGPGVKKQARKDTKVDMTPMVDLGFLLITFFIFTTTMSTPKAFKLNVPDDSAKEEEQNQAKASGAFTVLLGKDNHIYYYEGQLAEDGSNFKSSNFKDIRAELLRKKASTPEKDLVIIIKPNDNSVYKNVVDMLDEMQITDIKRYAIVDIFPVEVDLISLTEGTSPPAAPAGGK; encoded by the coding sequence ATGGGAGCAGATGTATCAGCACCGGATAGTGGGGGGCATAAGAAAGGCCCCGGGGTCAAGAAACAAGCCCGTAAGGATACCAAGGTGGATATGACGCCGATGGTGGATCTGGGATTCCTATTGATTACCTTTTTTATCTTCACTACAACAATGAGCACGCCAAAGGCTTTTAAGCTCAATGTTCCGGACGATAGTGCAAAGGAAGAGGAACAAAATCAGGCGAAAGCGTCAGGTGCGTTTACTGTGTTGTTAGGTAAGGATAATCACATTTATTATTACGAAGGACAATTGGCCGAAGACGGTTCCAATTTTAAATCTTCTAATTTTAAAGATATCAGAGCCGAATTGCTCAGGAAAAAGGCAAGTACGCCTGAAAAAGATCTTGTAATTATTATTAAGCCAAACGATAATTCTGTTTATAAGAATGTAGTGGATATGCTTGATGAAATGCAGATCACTGACATTAAGCGATATGCGATTGTTGACATTTTTCCAGTTGAAGTTGATCTGATCAGCCTCACAGAAGGAACTAGCCCACCTGCTGCTCCGGCCGGCGGAAAATAG
- a CDS encoding ExbD/TolR family protein produces the protein MSKLNKIAKKSTWVDMTAFVDLSFLILTFFMLATKFKPPEVLKIQNPHSVSSINQPEKDVFKVSFDKDGKVFISFSPDKDGKEKAQLTAEVLSRQKGLGLTPGEIATFVNFSVGGIGVPIGQLKSFLALTDAQYKEFSQPGIPVKDTLNNQLNDYLNALITGTGGRKPENVMLNGDNGTEYPYFKNVLAAFKKNGIFSFKLITALEGVPSGTPLYKKQREGK, from the coding sequence ATGTCTAAACTCAATAAAATTGCCAAAAAAAGTACCTGGGTGGATATGACAGCCTTCGTGGATCTGTCGTTTCTGATCCTTACTTTCTTTATGCTGGCAACGAAATTTAAGCCACCTGAGGTGCTTAAAATTCAAAACCCTCACTCAGTATCATCGATAAACCAACCGGAGAAGGATGTGTTTAAGGTTTCGTTTGATAAAGACGGCAAAGTGTTTATCAGCTTTAGTCCGGATAAAGACGGAAAAGAAAAAGCGCAACTGACTGCGGAAGTATTAAGCCGCCAAAAAGGTTTAGGACTCACGCCTGGTGAAATTGCAACATTTGTAAATTTTTCCGTTGGTGGTATCGGGGTTCCAATTGGCCAATTGAAAAGTTTTCTGGCGCTTACAGATGCTCAGTATAAAGAGTTTTCTCAACCCGGTATCCCTGTAAAGGATACGTTAAATAATCAGTTAAATGATTATTTAAACGCCTTGATCACAGGTACAGGTGGCCGCAAGCCTGAAAACGTAATGCTGAACGGAGATAATGGAACAGAGTATCCATATTTTAAAAATGTACTGGCTGCATTTAAGAAGAATGGTATTTTTTCCTTTAAGCTTATTACTGCATTAGAAGGTGTGCCAAGCGGAACGCCTCTTTACAAAAAGCAAAGAGAAGGTAAGTAA